A single region of the Arthrobacter sp. V1I7 genome encodes:
- a CDS encoding AMP-binding protein: MTIQPDLAGVSFAADLARFGDRTAVHVNGGSLSYRELAGRVESIARSLGPVRRLVALEADNTLPSLLVYLAALAAGHPLLILPPGGGHASEALVAAYDPDVVAHMVDGESVMDVRHEGTRHELHPELAMLVSTSGSTGSPKLVRLSAEGIQANAAAIAQYLHLRPEDTAATTLPLSYCYGMSVVNSHLLVGASLALTDLSVVDPCFWDLMRARGATSFAAVPYTFELLERVGFADMELPSLRYITQAGGRLDSDRVRAYAELGRRRGWDLFVMYGQTEATARMAYLPPDLAAGHPQAIGVPVPGGTFRLEPVPGLDDCELVYSGPNVMLGYAERVEDLALGREVEGLYTGDLARCTKDGLYEIVGRRSRFVKIVGLRVDLGQVERLLDGLGVSGAVAGIDGQVVAAVEGSHDLSLIAKTLAQDLGLPRATVQLRPVQAIPRLGNGKPDYPAILDLRPEEEADGGPGADDGSAGSRSDDARRIYADVLERDDIRDTDTFVSLGGDSLSYVAASVRLEQVLGDLPRGWHLLPVCELVPGPEGNLSAGAAPGDAPKSRAAGLVRTWRRRLLAPMETGIVLRAVSIIFIISTHIGWFSWEGTAHVLMALAGYNFARFQLTGTRQERLRRQARTVARIVLPSVAVIGFAFAVTDTYSWANVFLLNAFLGPPGWSDFSRFWFVEVLVHILIGVAALLSVPAADRAQRRWPLAFPLAIVGAGLLVRFHVVEVPFPGQGPVLWLFALGWAAAVSKTVGHRVAVSALAILAIPGLFEEGYRNATILAGFLVLVWVPALPLPRGLHRLTAVLASSSLYIYVTHWLVYPLFDEAGKGLAVAASLAVGVGYCAVATRAMSAAERWWRSRHRRSA; encoded by the coding sequence ATGACCATACAGCCAGATCTGGCGGGTGTCTCCTTCGCCGCCGATCTGGCGAGGTTCGGGGACCGCACCGCTGTCCATGTCAATGGCGGCTCGCTGAGCTATCGCGAACTCGCTGGCAGGGTAGAGTCCATCGCACGATCCCTGGGACCTGTCCGCCGGCTCGTCGCCCTGGAAGCGGACAACACCTTGCCGTCCCTCCTCGTATACCTTGCAGCGCTGGCTGCCGGGCATCCGCTGCTTATCCTGCCCCCGGGCGGAGGCCATGCCTCCGAGGCCCTTGTTGCCGCCTACGATCCGGACGTCGTCGCCCACATGGTGGACGGCGAGTCGGTGATGGACGTACGGCACGAAGGGACCCGCCACGAGCTCCACCCTGAACTGGCGATGTTGGTGAGCACTTCAGGATCCACTGGCTCACCGAAGCTCGTGCGCCTTTCTGCCGAAGGCATCCAGGCCAACGCGGCCGCGATCGCCCAGTACTTGCATTTGCGTCCGGAGGATACGGCGGCCACAACACTTCCACTGTCCTATTGCTATGGGATGTCGGTGGTGAACAGTCACCTGTTGGTGGGGGCGTCGCTTGCCCTCACCGATCTGTCAGTGGTGGATCCGTGCTTCTGGGATCTCATGCGTGCCCGCGGTGCGACTTCCTTCGCGGCTGTTCCTTACACCTTTGAGCTCCTGGAGCGCGTGGGATTCGCCGACATGGAGCTGCCGAGCCTGAGGTACATCACGCAGGCGGGCGGGCGGCTCGACTCGGATCGGGTCCGTGCGTACGCAGAATTGGGTAGACGCCGCGGCTGGGACCTGTTCGTCATGTACGGGCAGACCGAAGCCACGGCCCGCATGGCCTACCTGCCTCCAGATCTGGCAGCCGGACATCCCCAGGCAATTGGCGTTCCGGTCCCCGGCGGTACGTTCCGGCTTGAACCGGTTCCGGGCCTGGACGACTGCGAGCTTGTCTACTCCGGACCCAACGTGATGCTTGGCTATGCCGAACGAGTTGAAGACCTTGCCCTGGGGCGCGAGGTGGAAGGGCTTTACACCGGTGATCTTGCTCGCTGCACCAAGGACGGACTGTACGAAATCGTCGGGCGGCGCAGCCGTTTCGTGAAGATTGTCGGGCTGCGGGTGGATCTTGGCCAGGTGGAGCGGCTCCTCGATGGCCTGGGCGTTTCCGGCGCGGTGGCCGGCATTGATGGCCAGGTGGTCGCCGCAGTTGAAGGCAGCCACGACCTTTCCTTGATCGCCAAGACCCTGGCGCAGGATCTCGGCCTGCCACGTGCCACAGTCCAGCTTCGCCCAGTGCAGGCGATCCCGCGTCTGGGCAACGGAAAGCCGGACTATCCCGCCATCCTGGACTTGCGCCCTGAAGAAGAAGCCGACGGCGGACCCGGCGCCGATGACGGCAGTGCCGGCTCACGATCCGATGATGCGCGGCGCATCTACGCGGATGTGCTGGAACGAGACGATATCCGCGACACAGACACGTTTGTGTCCCTGGGCGGTGACTCGCTGTCCTATGTCGCTGCATCGGTCCGGCTGGAGCAGGTCCTGGGCGACCTTCCCCGTGGCTGGCACCTGCTGCCGGTATGCGAGCTGGTCCCCGGCCCCGAGGGGAACCTCTCCGCGGGGGCGGCGCCCGGAGACGCTCCGAAAAGCAGGGCGGCCGGTCTGGTCCGGACGTGGCGACGCCGGCTGCTGGCCCCGATGGAGACCGGCATCGTGCTGCGCGCGGTCTCCATCATTTTCATCATTTCCACGCACATCGGATGGTTTTCCTGGGAGGGAACGGCACATGTGCTGATGGCCCTGGCCGGCTACAACTTCGCACGCTTCCAACTGACCGGTACGCGCCAGGAGCGGCTGAGAAGGCAGGCGCGGACCGTTGCCCGGATCGTGCTGCCAAGCGTGGCCGTGATCGGCTTCGCGTTCGCGGTGACCGATACCTACAGCTGGGCCAATGTGTTCCTGCTCAATGCCTTCCTCGGTCCGCCGGGGTGGAGCGATTTCTCCCGCTTCTGGTTCGTGGAAGTGCTCGTCCACATTCTGATCGGTGTTGCAGCACTCTTGTCCGTACCGGCCGCAGACCGTGCGCAGCGTCGCTGGCCGTTGGCTTTCCCGCTCGCCATCGTCGGCGCAGGCCTGCTGGTGCGCTTCCATGTTGTCGAGGTCCCGTTCCCGGGGCAAGGTCCGGTTTTGTGGCTTTTCGCGCTCGGCTGGGCGGCAGCGGTCTCAAAGACCGTGGGGCACCGGGTGGCCGTGAGCGCATTGGCCATTCTGGCCATTCCGGGGCTGTTCGAGGAGGGGTACCGCAACGCCACGATTCTGGCCGGGTTCCTCGTCCTCGTCTGGGTGCCCGCGTTGCCATTGCCGCGTGGCCTGCACCGGCTCACGGCCGTGCTGGCAAGCTCGTCCCTGTACATCTATGTCACGCACTGGCTGGTCTATCCGCTGTTCGACGAAGCCGGAAAGGGCCTGGCGGTCGCCGCCTCCTTGGCGGTCGGCGTCGGCTACTGTGCAGTTGCCACCCGCGCCATGAGCGCCGCGGAGCGCTGGTGGCGGTCCCGTCACCGCCGATCAGCCTGA
- a CDS encoding metalloregulator ArsR/SmtB family transcription factor, with protein MNSLQTLEPAVDVSCCAPSEKPALSAGEAQQRALVFKALADPNRLRLLSIVKAGESGEACVCDLTEPLDLGQPTVSHHLKILVEAGLLKREKRGTWAYYSLVPGALEQAAGLLSTL; from the coding sequence ATGAATTCTCTGCAAACGCTCGAGCCCGCGGTCGATGTCTCGTGCTGCGCGCCGTCGGAGAAGCCGGCGCTGAGCGCCGGCGAGGCCCAGCAGAGGGCTCTGGTTTTCAAGGCACTGGCCGACCCTAACCGCCTGCGCCTGCTCTCCATCGTCAAGGCCGGCGAGTCCGGGGAGGCCTGCGTCTGCGACCTCACCGAGCCCTTGGACCTGGGCCAGCCGACGGTTTCCCACCATCTCAAGATTCTGGTCGAGGCCGGGTTGCTGAAGCGTGAGAAGCGCGGCACCTGGGCCTACTACTCCCTGGTGCCGGGCGCGCTGGAACAGGCAGCCGGACTCCTCTCGACCCTGTGA